The Streptomyces laurentii genome contains a region encoding:
- a CDS encoding hypothetical protein (identified by MetaGeneAnnotator; putative;~sequence version:1) yields MTHTRIKGPEGPSPQAAHAVAAIAAKAFASQLGTITRADLDSHSAVLTRHLRAYLDTPGEHSCEDGEFRRQAAALLAATPGPRATAFSLHAHMRDLAHLLRRLNGMTAESEGDGGIRSSRPFARSGRARRFEGGTTAYDVRRQFIGSAPQVWVPPAEASGSLKRRGHVLLAKEVR; encoded by the coding sequence ATGACGCACACCCGGATCAAGGGCCCGGAAGGACCCTCGCCCCAGGCCGCCCACGCCGTGGCCGCGATCGCCGCCAAGGCGTTCGCGTCCCAGCTCGGCACCATCACGCGTGCCGACCTCGACAGCCACTCGGCGGTGCTCACTCGGCACCTCCGGGCGTACCTCGACACCCCGGGCGAACACAGTTGTGAGGACGGCGAGTTCCGCCGACAGGCCGCAGCTCTGCTGGCGGCGACCCCCGGCCCGCGAGCGACCGCCTTCTCGCTGCACGCCCACATGCGCGACCTCGCCCACCTGCTGCGGCGCTTGAACGGCATGACGGCCGAGAGCGAAGGAGACGGCGGCATACGTTCCAGCCGGCCCTTCGCACGCTCCGGCCGAGCACGAAGGTTCGAAGGCGGAACCACGGCCTACGACGTGCGGCGCCAGTTCATTGGCAGCGCTCCGCAGGTGTGGGTTCCGCCAGCAGAGGCGAGCGGCAGTCTGAAGCGGCGCGGCCATGTTCTCCTCGCCAAGGAGGTCCGGTGA
- a CDS encoding alkaline phosphatase (Bacillus subtilis PhoD and related proteins, metallophosphatase domain; cd07389;~PhoD-like phosphatase; pfam09423;~SCC75A.32c, possible alkaline phosphatase, len: 558 aa. Highly similarto alkaline phosphatases from Bacillus subtilis SW:PPBD_BACSU (EMBL:U49060) alkaline phosphatase D precursor (EC 3.1.3.1) (556 aa), fasta scores opt: 1652 z-score: 1864.2 E():0 49.6% identity in 488 aa overlap. Also similarto several from Streptomyces coelicolor: EMBL:AL096837 alkaline phosphatase SCF43A.18 (553 aa), fasta scores opt: 2452 z-score: 2273.5 E():0 65.0% identity in 552 aa overlap and TR:CAB51460 (EMBL:AL096884) alkaline phosphatase (551 aa), fasta scores opt: 928 z-score: 1047.4 E(): 0 38.5% identity in 556 aa overlap. Contains possible hydrophobic membrane spanning region;~alkaline phosphatase [Streptomyces coelicolor A3(2)];~identified by MetaGeneAnnotator; putative;~putative active site [active];~putative metal binding site [ion binding]): MTDHQTHADAFRAAARNLGRRRFLTTTGAAAALAFAVNLPAAGTAAAAELDPRRIREDPFTLGVASGDPLPGSVLLWTKLAPRPYETGNGLPAGTRVTVRWEIARDERFTKGVRRGTALAHPEFDHTVHVEVDGLASGRPYFYRFRAGSWTSPVGRTRTAPSASARTTSLRLAAVSCQAYHEGYFTAYRHLAAEDVDVVFHLGDYLYEYAVTAAGGARGYTDRTLPDVFNRETVSLEDYRLRYALYKTDADLKAAHAAHPFAVTWDDHETENNYAGDTPEDNGPSDAFLIRRAAAYRAYWENQPLRRPQRPTGPDMKLYRRLRFGRLAQFDILDTRQYRSDQAYGDGWQTPGPESENPARSMTGGTQERWLIEGWRNSRARWNVVPQQVLFSERRSVPNPAFKLSMDSWDGYPASRQRILAGALATGIDNLMVLTGDVHVSYALDIKADFRDPASRTVGTEIVATSISSGLNGADRPSNYDSLTAANPHMRFFHGRRGYVTVALGEREARADFRTVASVTTPGAPVTTAASFVTQAGRPGLHAV; encoded by the coding sequence ATGACCGACCATCAGACCCACGCCGACGCGTTCCGCGCCGCCGCCCGGAATCTCGGGCGCCGTCGCTTCCTGACCACCACCGGCGCCGCCGCCGCGCTCGCCTTCGCCGTCAACCTGCCGGCCGCCGGTACGGCCGCCGCGGCGGAACTCGACCCCCGCCGCATCCGGGAGGACCCGTTCACCCTCGGGGTGGCCTCCGGAGACCCGCTGCCCGGCTCCGTCCTGTTGTGGACGAAGCTCGCCCCGCGCCCGTACGAGACGGGGAACGGCCTGCCCGCCGGCACGCGGGTCACCGTGCGCTGGGAGATCGCCCGGGACGAGCGCTTCACCAAGGGCGTACGGCGCGGGACCGCGCTCGCGCACCCGGAGTTCGACCACACCGTCCACGTCGAGGTCGACGGCCTGGCGTCCGGCCGCCCGTACTTCTACCGGTTCCGCGCCGGTTCCTGGACCAGCCCGGTCGGCCGGACCCGCACCGCGCCCTCGGCCAGTGCCCGGACCACCTCGCTCCGGCTGGCGGCCGTGTCCTGCCAGGCGTACCACGAGGGCTACTTCACGGCCTACCGCCACCTCGCGGCCGAGGACGTCGACGTCGTGTTCCACCTCGGCGACTACCTCTACGAGTACGCCGTCACCGCCGCCGGCGGCGCCCGCGGCTACACCGACCGCACGCTGCCGGACGTCTTCAACCGGGAGACCGTCTCCCTGGAGGACTACCGGCTGCGCTACGCCCTCTACAAGACCGACGCCGACCTCAAGGCCGCGCACGCGGCCCATCCCTTCGCCGTCACCTGGGACGACCACGAGACCGAGAACAACTACGCGGGGGACACGCCCGAGGACAACGGGCCGTCCGACGCGTTCCTGATCCGCCGCGCCGCCGCCTACCGCGCGTACTGGGAGAACCAGCCGCTGCGCCGGCCGCAGCGCCCCACCGGCCCCGACATGAAGCTGTACCGGCGGCTGCGGTTCGGGCGGCTCGCGCAGTTCGACATCCTGGACACCCGCCAGTACCGCTCCGACCAGGCGTACGGGGACGGCTGGCAGACGCCCGGGCCCGAGTCCGAGAACCCGGCGCGCAGCATGACCGGCGGCACCCAGGAGCGCTGGCTCATCGAAGGCTGGCGCAATTCCCGCGCCCGCTGGAACGTCGTCCCCCAGCAGGTCCTCTTCTCCGAGCGGCGCAGCGTGCCGAACCCCGCGTTCAAGCTCTCCATGGACTCCTGGGACGGCTACCCGGCCTCCCGGCAGCGGATCCTGGCCGGGGCGCTGGCGACCGGCATCGACAACCTGATGGTGCTCACCGGCGACGTCCACGTCTCGTACGCGCTCGACATCAAGGCGGACTTCCGCGACCCTGCCTCCCGGACCGTCGGCACCGAGATCGTCGCCACCTCCATCAGCAGCGGCCTCAACGGCGCCGACCGGCCCTCCAACTACGACTCCCTCACCGCCGCCAACCCGCACATGCGCTTCTTCCACGGGCGGCGCGGCTATGTGACGGTCGCGCTGGGGGAGCGGGAGGCCCGCGCCGACTTCCGTACCGTCGCCTCGGTGACCACCCCGGGCGCGCCCGTCACCACCGCCGCGTCCTTCGTCACTCAGGCGGGGCGGCCCGGTCTGCACGCGGTCTGA
- a CDS encoding hypothetical protein (identified by MetaGeneAnnotator; putative;~sequence version:1) produces MQSPANRGFNHRQAMTEEWFRTRVLPRVSCVRFLPYQVRQIRDEHLPAMLRDEDKKSMARIAGDLVTVSVRWRCLPFHYFRYGGYRREVSTELACSYLPETALFHRLLPRVNRDTIDLDDKTSCKKILASAGIPQPAMIASGDHRAGMTSDGEPVPLPAVLDRASGHGRVVVKPSRYSSGGSGVTITRPGESAFDLPAYARRWGTWLVEQHVTQHSDLDVLNPYGLNTFRVITLLREGAAEVLYVMLKLGGAESTTDNSAGGGMQIRVHSDGRLDRHGYDRYLNAHTRHPVSSVPFAEHRISRMTEVRELAERCARLFPQVPFIGWDIALTPGGPVVVEGNSSPSLAHIQRTHGGIAPGLVPALRSVMDRPII; encoded by the coding sequence ATGCAGAGCCCCGCGAACCGAGGCTTCAATCACCGCCAGGCCATGACCGAGGAATGGTTCCGCACCCGCGTACTCCCCCGCGTCTCCTGTGTGCGATTCCTCCCCTACCAGGTGCGGCAGATACGGGACGAACACCTCCCCGCGATGCTGCGCGACGAGGACAAGAAGAGCATGGCCCGCATCGCCGGGGACCTGGTGACGGTCTCCGTGCGATGGCGCTGCCTGCCCTTCCACTACTTCCGCTACGGCGGATACCGGCGTGAGGTGTCCACCGAGCTGGCATGCTCGTACCTGCCGGAGACCGCCCTGTTCCACCGTCTCCTCCCCCGCGTGAACCGGGACACGATCGACCTGGACGACAAGACGTCCTGCAAGAAGATCCTCGCCTCCGCCGGCATCCCGCAGCCCGCAATGATCGCGAGCGGCGACCACCGGGCGGGCATGACCTCGGACGGCGAACCGGTGCCCCTGCCTGCGGTCCTGGACCGCGCCTCCGGGCACGGGCGCGTGGTGGTCAAGCCTTCCCGCTACTCCAGCGGTGGATCCGGCGTCACGATCACGCGCCCTGGCGAGAGCGCCTTCGATCTGCCGGCCTACGCACGGCGGTGGGGCACGTGGCTGGTGGAGCAACACGTCACGCAGCACTCCGACCTGGACGTACTGAACCCGTACGGCCTCAATACGTTCCGCGTGATCACCCTGCTGCGCGAAGGCGCCGCCGAGGTCTTGTACGTGATGCTGAAGCTCGGCGGTGCCGAGAGCACCACGGACAACTCGGCCGGCGGCGGCATGCAGATCCGCGTCCACTCCGACGGCAGACTCGACCGCCATGGCTACGACCGGTACCTGAACGCCCACACCCGCCACCCGGTCAGCTCGGTGCCGTTCGCCGAGCACCGGATCTCCCGCATGACGGAAGTCCGTGAGCTGGCCGAGCGGTGCGCCCGCCTCTTTCCGCAAGTGCCCTTCATCGGCTGGGACATCGCTCTCACGCCCGGCGGACCGGTGGTCGTCGAGGGCAACAGCAGCCCGTCCCTCGCGCACATCCAGCGCACCCACGGCGGCATCGCGCCGGGGCTTGTCCCGGCACTCCGCTCCGTAATGGATCGCCCGATCATCTGA
- a CDS encoding cysteine--tRNA ligase (identified by MetaGeneAnnotator; putative;~sequence version:1), translating into MSIKVHNTLTNRTEEFRPDREAEVRMFVCGPTVYGPSHVGHAKTYTQFDFIARYLVASGYEVTYLQNITDVDDKIIRRSAEEGVPPEEIAAHFENQYLEDMAALGNTRVDIHARAHDHIDAIVDQIKRLIERGHAYQLDDGWYFDLASFPAYGKLSGRTELRPEDSVSRIDDHSKKRNPGDFALWKGRKDGEPYWETELGQGRPGWHIEDTAITETFFGPSYDLHGGAVDLIFPHHEAEVAQMEAASGIEPLARYWMHTGLLRVDGDKMSKSTGNFLTIRDALTRASARTLRYAFLSQHYRSSMELNDSTLEQARGARRRIENFARTIDPAHTDSPANTARAAEAWKAMRECLDDDFDAPGALAVLFQYIREQNRAEEPTGPTALRLIEDVNSLFGCFDIPGSAQSDAVIDHLVRERDRLRAAREFAEADAIRDQLTQQGVVLEDSPEGTRWWKETTS; encoded by the coding sequence ATGTCGATCAAGGTCCACAACACGCTGACCAACCGCACGGAAGAGTTCCGCCCCGACCGGGAGGCCGAGGTGCGGATGTTCGTGTGCGGACCCACCGTGTACGGCCCCAGCCACGTCGGGCACGCGAAGACGTACACGCAGTTCGACTTCATCGCCCGGTACCTGGTGGCGAGCGGGTACGAGGTCACGTACCTCCAGAACATCACCGACGTCGACGACAAGATCATCCGGCGGTCGGCCGAGGAGGGTGTCCCGCCGGAGGAGATCGCGGCCCACTTCGAAAACCAGTACCTGGAGGACATGGCCGCGCTGGGCAACACCCGCGTCGACATCCACGCGCGGGCCCACGACCACATCGACGCGATCGTGGACCAGATCAAGCGGCTGATCGAGCGCGGCCACGCCTATCAGCTCGATGACGGCTGGTACTTCGACCTGGCCTCGTTCCCCGCGTACGGCAAGCTCTCCGGCCGTACCGAACTCCGCCCCGAAGACTCGGTATCGCGGATCGACGACCACTCGAAGAAGCGCAACCCGGGCGACTTCGCCCTGTGGAAAGGCCGCAAGGACGGCGAGCCGTACTGGGAGACCGAACTGGGCCAGGGCCGGCCGGGCTGGCACATCGAGGACACCGCGATCACCGAGACCTTCTTCGGGCCTTCCTATGACCTGCACGGCGGCGCGGTGGACTTGATCTTCCCGCACCACGAAGCCGAAGTCGCCCAGATGGAAGCCGCTTCCGGCATCGAGCCCCTGGCCCGCTACTGGATGCACACCGGCCTGCTCCGGGTCGACGGCGACAAGATGTCCAAGAGCACCGGCAACTTCCTCACCATCCGCGACGCCCTCACCCGGGCGTCCGCCCGAACCCTGCGCTACGCCTTCCTCTCCCAGCACTACCGCTCCTCCATGGAACTGAACGACTCCACCCTGGAGCAGGCCCGAGGGGCGCGCCGCCGGATCGAGAACTTCGCCCGGACCATCGACCCCGCGCACACCGACAGCCCGGCGAACACCGCGCGCGCGGCCGAGGCATGGAAGGCGATGCGGGAATGCCTGGACGACGACTTCGACGCCCCCGGGGCCCTCGCCGTCCTGTTCCAGTACATCCGCGAGCAGAACCGCGCGGAAGAGCCGACCGGTCCGACCGCACTGCGGCTGATCGAGGACGTGAACAGTCTCTTCGGATGCTTCGACATCCCCGGCTCCGCCCAGAGCGACGCCGTCATCGATCACCTCGTCAGGGAACGCGACCGACTCCGCGCGGCACGGGAGTTCGCCGAGGCCGACGCGATCCGCGACCAGCTCACCCAGCAGGGCGTCGTCCTTGAGGACTCGCCCGAAGGCACCCGTTGGTGGAAGGAGACCACCTCATGA
- a CDS encoding hypothetical protein (identified by MetaGeneAnnotator; putative;~sequence version:1) — translation MRDLKAQARAAARGLLDMLKTMPEVQALYVLSSSAIAPRNITRFSTDSDFDLAVILDVPLKVDEWRPRPADTYTLVRDRLPSWIPEFSFHLPVPWGRMEVNVHQLLFAYEADPRTTWNSDKCDAYSNKGEPLFDRESAFGALIARKTQERLERLGHEAHRLHNRITWDVREIPLRMARRVGVPTGHFVLSGALDEVVDWMYARSGRLLPNMKWKLHSLGALGLINSEQETLLIEAQQCDPLSMVDLERRCEALSEFCHTVGMDLSPGAIAAVRRAYQEANRHLLGGEAAVFANEPAPRFIPFRERAGSGERMGPGVSTLRDPLTQEA, via the coding sequence GTGAGAGACCTGAAAGCCCAGGCCCGCGCTGCGGCCAGGGGACTGCTCGACATGCTCAAGACAATGCCCGAGGTCCAGGCGCTCTACGTCCTGTCCTCCTCGGCCATCGCACCCCGCAACATCACCCGGTTCAGCACCGACTCCGACTTCGACCTGGCCGTCATCCTCGACGTCCCACTCAAGGTGGACGAGTGGAGGCCGCGACCGGCGGACACCTACACCCTGGTCCGCGACCGACTCCCCTCCTGGATCCCCGAGTTCAGCTTCCACCTGCCGGTCCCCTGGGGACGCATGGAAGTCAACGTCCACCAGCTCCTGTTCGCGTACGAGGCTGACCCGCGCACGACGTGGAACAGCGACAAGTGCGACGCCTACAGCAACAAGGGCGAGCCGCTGTTCGACCGCGAGAGCGCCTTCGGCGCGCTGATCGCCCGCAAGACACAAGAGCGGCTTGAGCGACTGGGGCACGAGGCCCACCGGCTGCACAACCGGATCACCTGGGACGTGCGAGAGATTCCCCTGCGCATGGCGCGGCGGGTCGGCGTGCCCACGGGCCACTTCGTTCTCTCCGGGGCGCTGGACGAAGTCGTGGACTGGATGTACGCCCGCTCGGGCCGACTGCTGCCGAACATGAAGTGGAAGCTGCACTCTCTTGGCGCCCTGGGCCTGATCAACAGCGAGCAGGAGACCCTGCTGATCGAGGCCCAGCAGTGCGACCCCCTGTCGATGGTCGACCTGGAGCGGCGGTGCGAGGCCCTGAGCGAGTTCTGCCACACGGTCGGGATGGACCTCAGCCCCGGGGCGATCGCGGCCGTGCGCAGGGCGTACCAGGAGGCCAACCGCCACCTCCTCGGCGGCGAGGCGGCGGTCTTCGCCAATGAGCCGGCCCCGCGATTCATCCCCTTCAGGGAACGCGCCGGTTCCGGTGAGCGCATGGGTCCGGGCGTCAGTACGCTGCGTGATCCGCTGACACAGGAGGCATGA
- a CDS encoding excalibur domain-containing protein (Excalibur calcium-binding domain; smart00894;~excalibur domain-containing protein [Mycobacterium smegmatis str. MC2155];~identified by MetaGeneAnnotator; putative;~identified by match to protein family HMM PF05901), with amino-acid sequence MPPPGYGSPQQPPPYGHPPNPYSPAPARRWWHHPALVIAALVVFPPGGIALAWTSRWGKGQKIVATVLAGLWFLVPLLSDPPEKAEADAKPKPVDSRSASASPTPTPTPSPSEAPNYVGQNLKQAKAAAYKVGYAAVSHDASDADAGQGDDDNWKVCFQTPAGKKAGTMPTLDFGVVRTEDPCPTKDGEPIPYPNMPKVAGQTFATASDTLKPLHLRRIETQSAYTDVSLPASVDDWTVCFQEPEAGERVQHPKTTTAYLKVTAPGTKCPSTPDTELHPKPAPSPDEDDSYTSDDSSSGGSSSGSSSSTGGGGSASVYYKNCTAVRAAGAAPIHRGDPGYARHLDRDGDGVGCE; translated from the coding sequence ATGCCGCCGCCCGGCTACGGCTCTCCCCAGCAGCCCCCGCCATACGGTCATCCCCCGAATCCGTATTCCCCGGCACCGGCCAGGCGCTGGTGGCATCACCCGGCGCTCGTCATCGCGGCCCTGGTCGTCTTCCCGCCCGGCGGTATCGCGCTCGCGTGGACCAGCCGGTGGGGGAAGGGGCAGAAGATCGTCGCCACCGTCCTCGCCGGCCTGTGGTTCCTCGTTCCCTTACTCAGCGACCCGCCGGAGAAGGCCGAGGCGGACGCCAAGCCGAAGCCGGTCGACTCCCGGAGCGCCAGTGCGTCGCCGACGCCCACTCCGACCCCCAGCCCGTCCGAAGCACCGAACTACGTCGGCCAGAACCTCAAGCAGGCGAAGGCCGCCGCGTACAAGGTCGGGTACGCCGCCGTCTCGCACGACGCTTCCGACGCAGATGCCGGGCAGGGGGACGACGACAACTGGAAAGTCTGTTTCCAGACCCCCGCGGGCAAGAAGGCCGGCACGATGCCCACCCTCGACTTCGGAGTGGTCCGCACCGAGGACCCGTGCCCGACCAAGGACGGCGAGCCGATTCCGTACCCGAACATGCCGAAGGTCGCGGGCCAGACCTTCGCCACGGCGTCCGACACGCTCAAGCCGCTGCACCTCCGGCGCATCGAGACCCAGAGCGCGTACACCGACGTCTCCCTCCCCGCCTCCGTCGACGACTGGACCGTCTGCTTCCAGGAGCCCGAGGCAGGCGAGAGGGTCCAGCACCCGAAGACCACGACCGCATACCTCAAGGTCACCGCGCCCGGCACCAAGTGCCCGAGCACACCGGACACCGAGCTGCACCCCAAGCCCGCCCCGAGCCCGGACGAAGACGACTCGTACACCTCCGACGACTCCTCCTCGGGCGGCTCTTCCTCGGGTAGCTCCTCAAGCACGGGGGGAGGCGGAAGCGCAAGCGTCTACTACAAGAACTGCACCGCGGTCCGCGCTGCGGGAGCCGCCCCGATCCACCGAGGCGACCCCGGGTACGCACGCCATCTCGACCGCGACGGCGACGGCGTGGGCTGCGAGTAG
- a CDS encoding hypothetical protein (identified by MetaGeneAnnotator; putative;~sequence version:1), translating to MMTNVDLSNAQWAKSDLSSGGDNCLEVAFVGDVVALRDSKDVGKEGASVLVISREDYALYTQSVQAGQANLLP from the coding sequence ATGATGACCAACGTCGACCTGAGTAACGCCCAGTGGGCGAAGAGCGACCTGTCCAGCGGTGGCGACAACTGCCTCGAAGTGGCTTTCGTCGGCGATGTGGTGGCGCTGCGCGACTCCAAGGACGTCGGCAAGGAAGGCGCTTCCGTCCTGGTCATCAGCCGTGAGGACTACGCGCTCTACACGCAGTCCGTGCAGGCCGGCCAAGCCAACCTTTTGCCGTAG
- a CDS encoding polysaccharide deacetylase (identified by MetaGeneAnnotator; putative;~sequence version:1), whose product MNRTPLGYSVVGAHAKSVRVGDLVQQGDHWHRIRDLRQVDRDRRAAVLDGLPGVWLLPVTFAVMRPVRP is encoded by the coding sequence GTGAACCGCACGCCCCTCGGGTATTCGGTGGTCGGCGCTCACGCCAAGAGCGTCCGCGTCGGTGACTTGGTCCAGCAAGGGGACCACTGGCACCGAATCCGCGATCTGCGGCAAGTCGACCGGGACCGCAGGGCCGCCGTTCTGGACGGCCTGCCCGGCGTCTGGTTGCTGCCGGTCACGTTCGCCGTGATGCGCCCCGTCCGCCCGTAA
- a CDS encoding transcriptional regulator (identified by MetaGeneAnnotator; putative;~sequence version:1): protein MAESRPNVHRRRFGSALRSLRRAAGFSMEEAATRLGLHGKPALSKIENGKQRVSGLGLTAIFEIYGVESEETRAKVKAMAALAAPGKRTNLLDEYQDAIREPFEDYLLLEGLAERSETLFLQVIPGLLQTRAYATSIVERSKAWSSKREVDRFVDLRLRRQAVLTRENPLNLWCILDEAVLHRAVGGPEVMRDQLESLLRVTEEHEHVGIQVLPFGAGAHAAPDGSFQLLGFQMGSPVVVVQTRTTSVYLEEDADVERYQSAFDDLRAQALDLHGSRHLIQQLIKDAKT from the coding sequence ATGGCCGAATCCCGGCCGAACGTGCACAGGAGACGATTCGGGTCCGCGTTGCGATCGTTGCGCAGAGCGGCTGGATTCAGCATGGAAGAGGCAGCCACACGCCTCGGTCTGCACGGCAAACCCGCTCTGAGCAAGATCGAGAACGGGAAGCAGCGCGTCTCTGGGCTTGGCCTGACCGCGATCTTCGAGATCTACGGGGTGGAGTCGGAGGAGACTCGAGCCAAGGTCAAGGCGATGGCCGCCTTGGCGGCTCCAGGAAAGCGGACGAATCTGCTCGACGAGTACCAGGATGCGATCCGGGAGCCCTTCGAGGACTACTTGCTCCTGGAGGGGCTCGCGGAACGGTCGGAGACTCTCTTCCTTCAGGTGATCCCGGGACTGCTTCAGACTCGCGCGTACGCAACCTCGATTGTTGAGCGAAGCAAAGCGTGGAGTTCAAAGCGGGAAGTCGACCGCTTCGTCGACCTCCGACTGCGCCGTCAAGCGGTCCTGACTCGGGAGAATCCGCTGAACTTGTGGTGCATCCTGGATGAAGCTGTGTTGCATCGCGCGGTAGGCGGCCCGGAGGTCATGAGGGATCAGCTCGAATCGCTGTTGAGGGTGACGGAGGAGCATGAGCACGTAGGCATACAGGTACTCCCCTTCGGCGCCGGAGCCCACGCGGCCCCCGACGGCTCGTTCCAGCTTCTAGGATTCCAGATGGGGTCGCCGGTTGTTGTGGTCCAGACTCGGACAACCAGCGTGTACCTGGAAGAAGATGCAGACGTGGAGCGGTACCAGTCCGCGTTTGACGACCTCCGCGCGCAGGCGCTTGACCTGCATGGATCTCGTCACCTCATTCAGCAACTGATCAAGGACGCCAAGACATGA
- a CDS encoding dehydrogenase (NAD(P) binding site [chemical binding];~Short-chain alcohol dehydrogenase of unknown specificity [General function prediction only];~classical (c) SDRs; cd05233;~dehydrogenase [Streptomyces cattleya NRRL 8057 = DSM46488];~identified by MetaGeneAnnotator; putative), with protein sequence MSIAVVTGAGSGIGRSVARALAKAGWSVALAGRRRAPLEETAAALPPGRGLVVPTDVTSSEQVTALFEAVRGRFGRVDLLFNNAGTFAGGGTPVEDLDPATWRAIVDVNLTGAFLCAQAAFRTMKEQSPQGGRIINNGSISAHVPRPHSIGYTATKHALTGLTKSLSLDGRPYRIACGQIDIGNAATDMTARMAAGVLQANGETAAEPLMDTADVAATVVHMAGLPLEANVQFATVMATTMPYIGRG encoded by the coding sequence ATGAGCATCGCGGTGGTGACGGGAGCAGGGTCGGGCATCGGCCGGAGCGTGGCGCGGGCCCTCGCGAAGGCGGGCTGGTCGGTGGCCCTCGCGGGCCGCCGGCGGGCGCCCCTGGAGGAGACGGCCGCGGCGCTGCCGCCCGGCCGGGGGCTGGTCGTCCCGACGGACGTGACGTCATCGGAGCAGGTCACAGCCCTGTTCGAGGCGGTACGGGGCCGGTTCGGCCGGGTGGACCTGCTGTTCAACAACGCGGGTACCTTCGCCGGCGGCGGCACCCCGGTCGAGGATCTGGACCCGGCGACCTGGCGGGCGATCGTGGACGTCAACCTGACGGGCGCGTTCCTGTGCGCGCAGGCGGCGTTCCGGACGATGAAGGAACAGTCCCCGCAGGGTGGCCGGATCATCAACAACGGATCGATCTCGGCGCACGTCCCACGCCCTCACTCGATCGGGTACACGGCGACAAAGCACGCGTTGACGGGCCTGACGAAATCCCTGTCCCTGGACGGCCGTCCGTACCGGATCGCGTGCGGGCAGATCGACATCGGCAACGCGGCCACGGACATGACGGCCCGGATGGCGGCCGGCGTCCTGCAGGCCAACGGCGAGACGGCGGCGGAGCCGCTGATGGACACGGCGGACGTGGCGGCGACGGTGGTGCACATGGCGGGGCTGCCGCTGGAGGCGAACGTGCAGTTCGCGACGGTGATGGCGACGACGATGCCGTACATCGGACGGGGGTGA
- a CDS encoding hypothetical protein (identified by MetaGeneAnnotator; putative;~sequence version:1): MSEDPTKAIDAVEAVEAAEGTGAPDRPETPVIPDALDPWDTVTRLHAWLTAHQTLPPGQEVLLRVLKLSEEVGETAQAVIGATGQNPRKGHSHTWQDVEAELCDVIITAMVALRTLTPAAPEVFATHLHRVAERSLAKPESGAD; encoded by the coding sequence ATGAGCGAGGACCCCACCAAGGCAATCGACGCAGTCGAGGCAGTTGAAGCAGCCGAAGGGACCGGCGCCCCGGACCGCCCGGAGACTCCGGTGATCCCCGACGCCCTGGACCCGTGGGACACCGTGACCCGCCTGCACGCCTGGCTCACGGCCCATCAGACCCTGCCGCCCGGCCAGGAGGTGCTGCTGCGGGTCCTCAAACTGTCCGAGGAGGTCGGCGAGACGGCCCAGGCGGTGATCGGCGCGACCGGCCAGAACCCGCGCAAGGGCCACAGCCACACCTGGCAGGACGTCGAGGCCGAACTCTGCGACGTCATCATCACGGCGATGGTCGCCCTCCGCACCCTCACCCCGGCCGCCCCCGAGGTCTTCGCCACCCACCTCCACCGCGTCGCGGAACGCTCCCTGGCGAAGCCCGAGTCGGGGGCGGACTAG